From the genome of Impatiens glandulifera chromosome 9, dImpGla2.1, whole genome shotgun sequence, one region includes:
- the LOC124916527 gene encoding uncharacterized protein LOC124916527: MKDDDTLPVSMSFSRKEISDSTYHPFGRGRYKFWALTALLLLAFCSILTGTVTLRWSLGNLNRFSDEFDKLNSDDLDALELEERAVVVNHMWDVYTNSRRIRLPRFWQEAFVSAYEYLTSDDSGVREAAVSEIAKMSLRSLSLDLPPSSTIQQLPSKEEGKAVQQETGMGKNEKMSSKEERSSL, encoded by the exons ATGAAGGATGACGATACTCTTCCTGTATCAATGTCATTTTCAAGGAAAGAGATCTCCGATTCTACGTACCACCCATTTGGTAGGGGTAGGTATAAATTCTGGGCTCTAACCGCACTTTTGCTCCTCGCTTTCTGCTCCATCCTCACCGGCACCGTCACTCTCCGCTGGTCTCTCGGCAATCTCAATCGTTTCTCCGACGAATTCGACAAACTCAATTCCGACGATTTAGATGCCCTT GAATTGGAGGAGAGGGCGGTGGTAGTTAATCATATGTGGGACGTGTACACGAATAGCCGTCGGATCAGATTGCCTCGGTTCTGGCAAGAGGCTTTTGTGTCTGCCTATGAATATTTAACCAGTGATGATTCTGGCGTTCGTGAGGCTGCTGTATCAGAGATCGCTAAGATGTCCTTGCGTTCACTCAGTCTCGATCTTCCTCCTTCTTCAACTATCCAACAACTGCCG AGTAAAGAAGAAGGTAAGGCAGTGCAGCAGGAAACAGGAATGgggaagaatgagaagatgagttCTAAGGAAGAACGCAGCAGTCTATGA
- the LOC124916142 gene encoding probable polyol transporter 6, whose translation MVSMEEDNHESPTKLNKYATACALIASMISIIFGYDTGVMSGALPLIQEDLQINDTKQEMAAGVLNLCALVGSLLAGRTSDYMGRRYTIVLAASLFFIGSIVMGYSPSYAVLMTGRCIAGVGVGFALMIAPVYSAEISAASSRGLLSSLPELGIAIGILFGYLSNYTLAKLPLHLSWRIMLGIAAIPSSVLAFVVLKMPESPRWLIMQGRIGDAKRILQLVSNTKEEAENRLRDIKAAAGIDNSVEDEIVKVEKQSHGEGVLKELIFHPTPTVRWMLIAAIGIHFFEHATGIEAVILYSPKIFKKAGVHNKSKLRLVTVGVGVTKAACVLIATMILDKIGRRKLVLISVTGMIAALACLGSFLTFINNRAESPLWALVCSIASTYSYVAFFNIGLAPVTWVYSSEIFPSRLRAQGHSIGVAVNRLMNAAVSMSFLSIVNAITIGGAFFMFCGMSVLALIFFYFFLPETKGKTLEEMEDVFSRKKKMKNRAEVDLKNMGDV comes from the exons ATGGTTTCAATGGAAGAAGATAACCATGAAAGCCCCACTAAGCTTAATAAGTATGCAACTGCCTGTGCTTTGATTGCTTCTATGATCTCCatcatctttggttatg ATACTGGTGTGATGAGTGGTGCTTTACCACTAATCCAAGAGGATCTCCAAATCAACGACACCAAGCAAGAAATGGCTGCCGGAGTCCTCAATCTCTGCGCACTTGTCGGTTCTCTCCTCGCCGGTCGGACATCAGACTATATGGGTCGCCGCTATACAATCGTACTAGCGGCCTCCTTATTCTTCATCGGCTCAATCGTGATGGGTTATAGTCCATCTTATGCTGTACTCATGACAGGACGCTGCATCGCCGGTGTCGGCGTCGGATTCGCACTCATGATCGCTCCGGTTTACTCTGCAGAGATCTCTGCCGCCTCTTCAAGAGGACTCCTCTCGTCCCTCCCCGAACTCGGGATCGCCATCGGCATCCTTTTCGGCTACCTCTCTAACTACACTCTAGCAAAATTACCCCTTCACCTAAGCTGGCGCATTATGCTCGGGATTGCAGCGATTCCATCCTCTGTTCTTGCGTTCGTCGTTTTAAAGATGCCTGAATCCCCACGTTGGCTGATTATGCAAGGAAGAATCGGTGATGCCAAGAGGATATTACAATTGGTTTCAAATACTAAAGAAGAAGCCGAAAACAGACTCAGAGATATCAAAGCCGCGGCCGGGATTGACAATAgcgttgaagatgaaatcgtaaAGGTAGAAAAACAGAGCCACGGTGAAGGCGTTTTGAAGGAATTAATCTTCCACCCAACCCCTACCGTGCGTTGGATGCTAATCGCAGCGATTGGAATACATTTCTTTGAACATGCGACTGGTATCGAAGCTGTTATTCTCTACAGtccaaaaattttcaaaaaagcaGGGGTTCATAACAAGTCAAAGCTCCGGTTAGTAACAGTAGGCGTTGGTGTGACGAAAGCAGCTTGCGTTCTAATCGCGACGATGATCCTTGACAAGATCGGAAGACGAAAGCTGGTTCTAATAAGCGTTACAGGAATGATCGCTGCGTTGGCATGTCTTGGATCGTTCTTGACGTTTATAAACAATAGAGCTGAGAGTCCTTTATGGGCCCTGGTTTGTAGCATTGCGTCCACGTATTCATACGTGGCATTCTTTAACATAGGACTTGCTCCGGTGACATGGGTTTACAGTTCGGAGATATTCCCGTCGCGATTGAGGGCTCAGGGACATAGTATTGGAGTTGCGGTGAACAGGTTGATGAACGCGGCGGTTTCGATGAGCTTTTTGTCGATTGTAAACGCGATTACGATTGGGGGAGCGTTCTTCATGTTTTGTGGGATGTCGGTGTTGGCTTTGATCTTCTTTTACTTCTTCTTGCCGGAGACGAAAGGGAAGACTCTTGAAGAAATGGAGGATGTTTTTagcaggaagaagaagatgaagaacagagCAGAAGTTGATTTGAAAAACATGGGTGACGTGTAA